The Nyctibius grandis isolate bNycGra1 chromosome 31, bNycGra1.pri, whole genome shotgun sequence genomic interval TGTAAATAACACCTTGGTTTTTTCCCACCTTCCAGACTGTGCCGTAATCTGTTCTCAGGCACCTTAACTGACcttgctttctttgttttcctgggcTTATCTTGTAAAGATCGATAGATGTGCATCTTAGTTTTCACTCTCTGCGCTGTTGCAGTCTGACTACGCCTTGGGCTTTTCCGAATGCCATCTTCTCTATGTGTTTTTGATAGTGTGTGCACTCTTCATGCTCTGTTTTGAACGGTTTCAGTCTAACTGCCTGAtgactgaggagaaaaaaaaaccaacccacactttagtattatttttaaatcttccagTTGTGAGATCTCTTTGCTGGACAATCTACATACTGTTCTATTTAAACTCCATGGAAACAGAAGTGCTGAGTTTTCGAGGCCTGATCACTTACAGCTGTCTTCCAGCATTAACTCCTGAACAGAACAGTTAACAGGCAAGCCTtatgaaaatagcttttaaaaatatgtaagcCCAGTAATCCACTTGAACCGGAGAAGGCTGGGGTGTACTTTTCACTAGATTCCTACACCGCTTCATCCCACAGCTCCTGTGCTGAAGATCAGTGTCAGGACAGTGATGTCCTGTTTCCTCCTTGGAGACAGCATGGCTTCACGGagccaaagaaaaacaactgttaCTAAATTTAAGCCTCAAGTTCAACTTCAGGTTCCTATAGAACCGGCTTCATATCATGGCTGTTGCAGCTGTCTCGCTTCCACTGTGTTTTCAGCTGGTTCAAATGTCTTTGAGGATGGAGGAGTAGGAGCAGTCATCATTTTAGCATATGCTGATTCACTTACTGCTATTTAAGGTAGGCCACTGTTAGTAATGTTGACATAATATTTTAGCATTCTCTCTTTTGGCTGCCTGTTACTTGCTTACTGAACAGAGTTTGGTATCTGAAATGCTGCACAAAGGACTCTAGAGCAGTTAAAGCTGGTGAAACCTTACAGAATTGATGTTCTTGAGAGATTTCCTTGAAGGAATACAGAGGTGGATGAAAATGGCTcgaggaatttaaaaaaaaggcaatagaaGGTTGTGGGAGGAGACACTAATGTAATACCAAATAGTAACACTGTTTTCATATCTAGTTGTATTTTTAGAGGGCATTTCCAAACCAGTACAGGAGCAGGGAAGAATCCTCAAATCCTCTTCTTTCTAATAAAGATTAAGAATTACTGTTCTATCTTTACAGGTTATCTTATGAATGAAAGAGCATGAATTCTAGAGGGCACCTAGGTTGAAGCAATGGAGAGAATGGTACTagtatgcattttatttttagactgtAAAAAGACATTGATTTCAAGGgaaaaattgttctttctgACTGCAGTAAGTAGCAGCAAATACAGGAGAGAAACTCTTAGCCAATTCATAAACTTCTAATGACTCAGTTCATTTGAAACCATATGGGGGGCCGGCAAGCTCTGATCACACATATCGTTTCTTGACAATATCTGGTACTTGTTCAGGCTTCACGGAAtacacatttttgtattttgttttacaaacaCTTTTCTTTGACTTATTTTGTTGGAGAACACGCGCTGCAATCTTAGAGGGTCTTGAAGTTCCTGTTATTTGCCAAATCAGTCTTCTCATTTAGAATTTGCTTCACAGGAGCTGTGGAGATGTCTCGTAAGAGCCCTTTTGCCTCCTGGCTTTGTGCTATGCTCCACTGCTTTGGAAGTTACATACTTGCTGATCTGTTACTTGGCGAATCACCTCTCGATTACTTCAGTAATAACTCCAGTGTCATCCTGGCCACAGCAGTCTGGTGAGTCTTTTGCACTTCACCTAATTTATTAAGCACGAGACGCCGCTGGCTGTGTATGAAACCAGCTGGTGTGAAGGGAGGTGTTCTGTTTGTGTGACACACACGTATTATCTTGCTTGGATTAACTGGGGAAAGAAGAGGTGGGATGAGGTAGTCTTTGAGTCTTTTGTATTCCTAGATCTGGTTTCCAGTTTCTCTGACCAGTTGTCCAGTGCTTTGATTATATGGGTTGGGTCCAGTCCAGTCGCTGGGCACTTCTATTAAtagctgctgcagctgaactGTGGCCAAACCACGCTGCACTGATACCACATATAGTAGAGGAGGGGCACGCAGTGAAGATTTGGGGGCATTTTCTTCATCATGTTAGTGAAATGGGCACAAATAACCACGCTTCCTTCAATAAGTTCCTCAGTGCATATAGTGCTTTTGCATGACAGAGCCAGCATTCCCTTCTCCCTGACATAATTCAGGCTAACACCACAGCACTCTTAATCAATCCTCTCTATACATCCCAGATCAGGACAAACAAATGGATCCATAAACTCTTTGTGGTTTTGTTCCAGGTATTTGATATTCTTCTGTCCCATGAACCTCTTCTACAAGTGTGTTAGCTTTCTGCCTATGAAGCTCATCTTTGTGGCAATGAAGGAGGTGGTCAGAGTTCGTAAAATTGCAGCTGGGGTCCACCACGCTCATCACCGTTACCACCACGGGTGGTTCATTATGATGGCTACTGGATGGGTCAAAGGTGAAACACGAGATACTTTTAATGCAGCAGGCAGGCACCCAGCCCtgtggggagggatgggaggaTCTGGGAGCGAAGCTTAAGGTGACCAGCTCCCTGAGATGTGGTCAGCTGGCTTCAGTCAATCAAGCTCCCTAGAACACAGGGATTTATTCATACTTGCAGAATGGTTGTCAGTTGAGTCATCATCTAACTTTAATGGAGGCATGAAGAACTGGAGCCACTATCAAATATGGGTGTAGAATTCAGgaattctttattctttctcctGTATTCTACTGTCTCTGGCCTCACCTGTATCTTTTCAGGGGGTTCTATCAGTGGTGGAACAGCCCAGTCAGTTTTCCTTTAGCTTTTGTTTGGAGCAAGCATTTGAGCATCAGTAAATGGAACAGAGGCAAATGCCTtttccctgcctcaggaaaTGTACAGTCTAGAAAGCATTTGCCATGCTCTTGTTTTAGGCTAAGTTCTTAAATCTGGGAAGAATATCATGAACCTTTTGTTCCCCTTAGGTTCTCCTTATCCCTTGGGGATCTAGAGAACACAGCAGAGCTCTCTTCTGGTGTGGCAGTTCTGGCTGTTCACTTTTATTGTTTCACAGGTTCTGGTGTTGCCTTGATGTCTAACTTTGAGCAACTGCTGCGTGGGGTCTGGAAGccagaaacaaatgaaattcTTCACATGTCCTTGTAAGTAGGTAGCCTGTAAATTCTCTGTCAGAtcaaaaatggaatttaaagaACCATTCAGGACTGGATGCAAACCTTCTAGAAAAcgtctttatttctcttctagCCCTACAAAGGCTAGTCTGTATGGCACAATCCTCTTCACTCTGCAACAAACTCGCTGGCTCCCTGTCTCTGAAGCCAACCTCATCTTCTTTTTCACCATGTTCATGATAGTTTGCAAGGTAAGTTTACAGCAGGTTTGCTGCTAACAAATCTACAGAACCAGAGAAAGGGTACAGACTTAAACTGGGGGTGTTCACCTTCCTAAGCCACTGTGGAAAGCATTGGCTGTACATACCAGGGAAGATCTGCTCAGGAAATTACAGGCTAAATTCTCCATCATAGAGGCAGTATGGTAGATGATCCTTGTGATATAACCATGAGTCATGTAGCCTTGAGTCCATGTAGCAATAGGGACTTTTATCTGGGGTAAGTGAATGCTCCTTACTAGTTAGCATTTCCTAGCTGGTGTATGTGATATTTAACTCAAGTATTCACTGTTGCATGGCAGGTTTTCATGACAGCAACTCACTCTCACGCCTCACCTTTTGCTCCAGTGGAAAGCTTCATCTGCCCAGTTTTCTTTGGCTCTGTTTCTAGTGGACACACTAGTCATCATCATGATCAGCACAGGGCCTCCCATGAGGTTTCCcatcctccacctcctcctgcaaAATCAAAAGAGGAGCTAAATGAAGGCACAAGGAAAcggaaagcaaaaaaagctgaataaaaaagCAACCACACAGTAAATAGGCCAAGAAAATTCTTCCAGAGCTGAGCCTCAAAGCCACCTGTGACCTCCTTTATCCTCCAGTCCTTCTCTCTCAGACTCCAGAGGAGAGGTGGAAGCCAAGACGCTGCCAGGCCGGTCCCTGAATTTCATTTgtgctctctgtgctgctgctcgcTTCTGGGTCTCTGTCTCTCTATTCTGATCATATTTTCAGGGATTTGTAGGTTTGTGCCAGGATGATAAGTGGGTGCCAGTTCCCAAGCTGTCAGCAATTGTGATGCAGCATTTTCAACTGATGTAAAATCTTTCACTGCGTTTATTTATGAATGGAGGTAATGGTTTGTGCTTCTGCAACTCGTAAGCTCCTTTGAGCTTTCATTGACATTTTTGATGTCTACCAAAACAGCAAACTGTTTAGACACAATCAACGTGGAAATTGGATTTCGTACTCAAGGAAATTAAATGGTCTCATATGAGCCTGATCTCTTTTTTCCTAGCTCCCACATCTGCCATATCTCCAATTAATGTGACATTTTACATGCAATAAGGCCAGCGACTCTGGTGTCCTGGCCAAGCTCAATTTCTCTAACCTAAGTTCCCTCTGATTCTTCATGCGTAgaacattttcactttcttaacTAAGCCTGTGTTTGCTAGAGCTTTGAAGCTGTGGAACGCTCCGAGTGCTACGTATTGGTTCTGTTATTATTCTAAACTGTTGTGTAGCGTTGCTGCACGTTGTTAATAAGTGTGTCCCACCTCAAACCTGATCATATTTAACTAGGGAAGAAGCATGGTTCTGCTTTGTTTGTAATCCTGTGGGATACAAGAAGGGTGTGTGAGTGTAAATAAGtatttattactatttatttatAACTGCCAGGACACCTAATTAATGGACCTGAGACTGgcttttttaaaactctgcatCTTTATCTAGAGAATTGGATACTTCTAAGTACGGTCCTAGGCCACAGCTACGTGCTGGCTTGTGCTCGCAGCAGTGATTTTGGTGTGCTAACAGACAGCCTGGACACTCTCACTGGATGCAGGAAGGAACATTTCCAATATTCTTAAATTAAGATATAAAGGCTGAAGAAGTGGATTTCACACCAGCtgattaaaactgctttaaaggACCGATAAAAGCACACCAGCTGAAGGTATCGATTATCCTCTGTAAGTCCCTTTCGGCCAAACTACAGGTCTGTGAAAGCAGCTTGTGCCCAATGAGTGAATAATATAAAACGCCTTGCATGGCTCAGGGAGGAGTCTTGTCAGTTTGTTCATGTTCTGCTTAGTAAATATTGGCTTTTAGACTAGTTTTAAGCTGTTCTCATAActgattttgttcttaaaagtgTCATCTTAAGCACCCAAAGACCAGAACTTGTTCTGAGGGGGTTTTTAATCACCAAGGGCTGGGATCACTGTGGTGAAAATGGCCTGCATGGGGATGGAGCGCTGGCCTTGCAGTTAAGCAGCACGTTGCCATCCCTAGTGATAAGGTTTGCTGCTGTCATCTTGCAACTGGGAATATAAATAGGAGGatttaagtgtttttatttttttttgtgtccctGTTCAAAATTGGAATGGatggttaattaaaaaaaaaattaaaaaatttcttgTATACAACCAGATGAAAGCCAGTACAAAAGGTCAAATGATTTGTGGGCTTGGGTTTTGACAGTGCCTTAATTTTTGTGAGTTTCCCTCCCCTTCAGTAGAAAACAGGAATTCTACGTGACAACTCAACTGTCTCATTCTGCAGATACTGCTCTACTGAAACCTGATGTATCCTTAGCATGCACAAGACTATAAATGTTTTATGAGATGTCTGATTCAAGGggaattttgttttataaaagctgtcaacaaataaaaattgtgaAGTGACCGATTGTCCACAAGCATGTGAAGAAATATGTGTGTTTCTTTTACTGTCGCCACTCTCGGAAGCCACACGCTCCTTGATCTACTTAAAGCCTCTTTGGCCTGATGACAAAATGATGCCAACTGAACGATACAGAACCTTTCCTGAATTTCCATGGCTCAGTGCTGGGAGGCTCCGGTACCATTCCAGACAGGCGTCCTTCATCCCAAGAAGCAAAGATGGGTCTTTCAAAAGCAGCATATTTTAACCAATGGGTTCTACAGGGCTGCTCCTACACTTCTGGGAAGCCCTGATTTACCCACACATACACTTCTTCCTTAAGACTCTGCTCCAACCAGAACGAACACGGGAGCTGGGCATTTcctggagggatggaggaacTTGCTTCCATGGCACAGAGATGGGAGCGATGAGGAAAACATGACACAGTCAATCTAATCTACCTGGCTCATTAAATAAGGACCTGCAAAGGGCTATTTATTTTCCGATGGGTTTAACTTGTCCCCCCCTAGATCtaactctttaaaaatgtttattaatacTCCTTAATTTATCAGAGCAGTTGAGAAGATCAGCTGCATTGGAGTGTGGGATTTAAAGTCTCTGTATGACCCAGCCAATGGTGGAGGGTCAGTACAAGCCTTCTGCATATTAACAaaaaactccagaaaaaaagcactagaatgtttcatgtggtttaaccACCCTCCTCTTCCGTGACATCCACTTCAGTGTTATGAATAAATTTTGCTCAGGACCTGGACAGAACAATAAACAAGAGCTGGCTGATGAGAGTAAGTATTTcaagtgctttgaaaaatccTACCACGTCTCAAGAGTCCCAGGCTGTGCAGAATGTTCCCGGCTCCAAACGCCGCtgcaggacagggcaggagagaAGCATGCCAGGGCTTAGACTTCCATGGGACACACGTCATTGCCTCCAAAGATGTTCTGATCTGCTAACTCCTGATACTAACTCTAGTGA includes:
- the TMEM38A gene encoding trimeric intracellular cation channel type A isoform X1, with the protein product MELAGALQLGELAAAFAALPVFPLFDTAYFIVSVLYLKYEPGAVEMSRKSPFASWLCAMLHCFGSYILADLLLGESPLDYFSNNSSVILATAVWYLIFFCPMNLFYKCVSFLPMKLIFVAMKEVVRVRKIAAGVHHAHHRYHHGWFIMMATGWVKGSGVALMSNFEQLLRGVWKPETNEILHMSFPTKASLYGTILFTLQQTRWLPVSEANLIFFFTMFMIVCKVFMTATHSHASPFAPVESFICPVFFGSVSSGHTSHHHDQHRASHEVSHPPPPPAKSKEELNEGTRKRKAKKAE
- the TMEM38A gene encoding trimeric intracellular cation channel type A isoform X2 — encoded protein: MSRKSPFASWLCAMLHCFGSYILADLLLGESPLDYFSNNSSVILATAVWYLIFFCPMNLFYKCVSFLPMKLIFVAMKEVVRVRKIAAGVHHAHHRYHHGWFIMMATGWVKGSGVALMSNFEQLLRGVWKPETNEILHMSFPTKASLYGTILFTLQQTRWLPVSEANLIFFFTMFMIVCKVFMTATHSHASPFAPVESFICPVFFGSVSSGHTSHHHDQHRASHEVSHPPPPPAKSKEELNEGTRKRKAKKAE